AGAAAGCTGGAAGAGATCGCTTTGAGCTGCAGCGAGATGTAGGGAATGATGCCCAAAACGGCGATAACGGTGACCACACCGCCCAGGGTCATGCTTTTCCCGTAGCGTGAGCCGATGAAATCGGCAATGGAGGTAATGCGGTGAACCTTTGAGATTCGGACAATTTTTCTGAGGATCACCCATCCCAGGGTGGCCATGAGAGTGGGGCCCAGATAGATGGTGAGAAAGGCGGGTCCGGCCGACGCCGCCCGGCCGACGCTGCCGTAAAATGTCCAGGCTGTGCAGTATACGGCCAACGACAGAGCGTAGATATATGGGTTGCTGATGATGCTGCTGCCGGAATCGGCCCGTTTGTCTCCATAGTAGGCGACGCCGAACAAAGCGCCGATGTAGCAAAGGGAGACGAAAATGACGGTTTCCGTGGCCAGCATGAAAGCGTCCTTTATCCGTTTTTATCGGGAAGCGCCTGATCCGGCTTGCTGCGGCTGATCAGCAGCATAAGCAGGATCACCAGCAGCCAGACAGCGAACAGGTAAAAATAGAGAACGGGAATGCCCAGTAAGAGCGCCGGTCGGTTAAATAGCGAGATCAGGGGGAAATTGAACAGCAGCAGGCCCAGCAGAAACAGCCCGATCAGTCGCCCGGCGGTGGTTTTGTCACCTGTCATCAATCCGTTCCTTTCAAAAAGTCGGGTAAACGGATAGTTATCCTGGGGAACGTAGGGGGAAGGCAGACTCACTCTACCATCGGGGATGGGTAAAGTCCAGCTGGCGATTGAACAAGAAAAGGATTGCCGGATTTGCAGCGGTTACACCGACGGGGCGTTGTCCAGAACCAGTCCCGCGGGCAGCGATTCGCCGAAAACAGTGTTTTTTTCCTGCTGTTGGCGGATGGATCGGGTCGTGATGCGGGCCAGGGCCTCGGGAAAGTCGCCGGTCGATGCGATCCATTCCACGACCCTGTTGCGTGTATCGTCGTCGATGTCGCGCAAGGGGTCTCCGGTTTTACGGCACAGCTGGGAGAGCATCTCCACGGTCGGTTTGGGGTTTTTCCAACCCATGGACAAAAGCTCGTCGACCCAGCGGCCCGCCTCGCCGGGCGGAATCACCCGGTCGATGGAACCGTAGAGCGGTTCCCGGCTGCCGATGCGGGACAGGGCCCACTGCAACTGGGGCTGGGGTTTTCTGGTTTTGAATTCCTGGATCAACTGGCATCCCAGGGCGATCTTGTCCTTGACCAGCAGACGCTCCATGTTGGCCATGGCCATCCACATTTCCGTGAGTTCCTGACGGGAAAGTCGCGATTTTTTCTTTGGCATCAGAAACGATCCGATATCCTGATACACCTGGCGCTGGTGTCCGGCGGTAAGGCCCGCGGCCACCCGCCGCCAAAGGATCCACCACTCCAGACGCACCTGGGGCGCCGTGGCGTGAACCGGTCCTTTCTTGTACTGCTTCCAGAGTGTTTTGACCCGATGGGGATCCAGCCCCTCGCCGATTCCCGGCCGCAGGCAGAATCCCAGAAGGTTCATCCAGCGGCTTTCCGCCCCGGCGGATTTCTTACGGGCCGATTCGTGTTCCAGCAGGGTATCGGCCAATGTTCGCAGCAGGCTCAGCGGCCATTTGTCCCGGGGACGGTCCAGCACTGCGGCAATGTCCGCCATGATCCGTGGCAGACGATCCTTTCCGGTTGGCGACGTGAACGCTTCTCGAATTGTTTCACAGGCGCTTTGGACCAGGGAGGCTTCGAAAACGTCATCCTCGCCCACCTCGAAGGGCTTTGGGTCGCCACGCAACTGGAACCGCAATTGCCAGCGGTGGGGGCTGGTTAACGACCGGCACCAGATCTCCAGGGTTCCCACTTCGGTGTAGCTGGCCTCCAGGTTCACGGGAATTTCGGAGCGGATGCCCTTGCTGCCGAATTGAATGACGGTGTTCAAAGCGGGCAGGGCGGTCAGGGTTTCATCCACTTCGACCAGGTCGCCGCTGCGGTCCCCGGATCGGTAGCTGGAACTGAACAGATCGATGGAAACCGGCTGGTTGGCCAGAACCTTGAGCGGTCGGTCCGGCAGGGCGATGGTGCTGCCTTCCTCCAAACCCCGCTCCACCAGACAAACGGCCCGTTTGTTCCGGCCTCCGTTGCCGTTGTCCTCGTCGCCCACGCCCACGTAATAACCACGCGGACTGCCACTGCCCACCCGCACCCCGACGCCGGATTTCACCATCCCGTAATAAGCCGCGCCCA
This window of the uncultured Desulfosarcina sp. genome carries:
- a CDS encoding Hsp70 family protein, encoding MISDRRYVLGIDLGTTNNSVAYMDLSPGENGPGKIQTFPVHQLVGPGEFAPLSVLPSFLYIPGEYDIAKQDMAAPWTVDQRSRDDRNFAGAFARDHGAAVPSRLVSSAKSWLCNKDVDTQARILPWGAGDEVFKVSPVHASAAYLKHIRKAWNVSMGDEEENYLEKQMVILTVPASFDEVARDLTLQAARSAGFGEVILLEEPLAAFYSWLIQHEKDWPGHVAANQLILVCDVGGGTTDFTLIALREADGSPRFERIAVGDHLILGGDNMDFAIAGSVAGQLGKTPQTMGRNDWKSLCHQCRQIKERILEGTADSGRITIMGAGSGLIAGTMTARIDRSMMEPIVLERFFPLTGTCEQTDFPSVDASWGLPYEADTAITGHLIRFLDRHQEAVRAVIGRDRTAPDLILFNGGALKAPILRSRIQEAVKQHFSLDTAPRSLDNPEMDLAVSLGAAYYGMVKSGVGVRVGSGSPRGYYVGVGDEDNGNGGRNKRAVCLVERGLEEGSTIALPDRPLKVLANQPVSIDLFSSSYRSGDRSGDLVEVDETLTALPALNTVIQFGSKGIRSEIPVNLEASYTEVGTLEIWCRSLTSPHRWQLRFQLRGDPKPFEVGEDDVFEASLVQSACETIREAFTSPTGKDRLPRIMADIAAVLDRPRDKWPLSLLRTLADTLLEHESARKKSAGAESRWMNLLGFCLRPGIGEGLDPHRVKTLWKQYKKGPVHATAPQVRLEWWILWRRVAAGLTAGHQRQVYQDIGSFLMPKKKSRLSRQELTEMWMAMANMERLLVKDKIALGCQLIQEFKTRKPQPQLQWALSRIGSREPLYGSIDRVIPPGEAGRWVDELLSMGWKNPKPTVEMLSQLCRKTGDPLRDIDDDTRNRVVEWIASTGDFPEALARITTRSIRQQQEKNTVFGESLPAGLVLDNAPSV